The genomic segment GGACCGCTGCCCAAGTCACGTACGACCGAACAGTCGCACGATCTCATTCGAACATACAAGGCAGGTTATCGTGACACAGATGGTTTGTGGCGTAGATGTTGCTTCCGAGTCCCTGGAAGTTCGCATTGGCCAGCAGGGTGCGGCAGGGTCTTTCCCCAACACCCCCGAAGGGATTATGGCGCTGGGCGCCTTTTGCCAGGCACATCAGGTTGAAATGGTGGCCATGGAAGCCACCGGCGGGTACGAACAACTGGCGTTTGCGCAGCTATCGGAACAAGGCCTTGCGGTGGCCATCGTGAACCCGCGCGCGGTGCGCCAGTTCGCTCAGAGCATGGGCTCACTGGAGAAGACCGATCGCATCGACGCCGCCATGATCGCCTGGTACGCCGAAGTGAAGAAGCCGCAGCCAGCCTGCCTGACGCCGCCCGGCCAGCAGCAGTTGCGGGCGCTGGTCACGCGTCTTCGCCAGCTGACCGATGTGCGTACGGCGCAACGCAACCAGCAGCGGTTGGTTACCGATCGCGCCGTGCAGGTTTCCTTCGCCAAGTTGCTGGCCTTCGTTGCCCGCCAGATCCGCGATCTGGAGCAGCGCATCGCCAGGCTGATCGAGCAGGACCCGCTGTGGCGGGAACTCAACCAGGCATTTCGCACCATCAAAGGCGTGGCCGACCGCACCGTGGCGCGGTTGATGGCGGAGATGCCGGAGATCGGCCTGCTGTCCAACAAGACCGTCTCCAAACTGGCCGGGCTGGCTCCTTTGGCCAACGACTCGGGAAAGCAGCAGGGCAAACGCGCGGTGCGGGGAGGACGCGCCGCGGTGCGCGACATCCTCTACCTCGTGGCTGGTGTGGCGGGCCGCTTCGAGCCGGACTTCACCGCCTTTCAGCAGCGCCTCCGCGCGGCCGGCAAGCCGCCCAAGGTCGTCCGCATTGCGCTCGCCCACAAGCTGCTGGTGCGGCTCAACGCCAAGGCCCGCGAGGTGCGCTGTCGGCTGGCGCTTCAGACCACTTCCTCCCGGGCTTGCGCCTGAACATGCTAATCTCCCACTCGCCGTAGCCGCTCGGTTGTGGGAAAGCGGGAAACGCGCTCTCTGCGTTTTCCGAGGCGCAGCGCGCCGTCTTTTCCAGCAACCCCTCCATGAACCCTTGACAAATCAGAC from the Occallatibacter riparius genome contains:
- a CDS encoding IS110 family RNA-guided transposase is translated as MTQMVCGVDVASESLEVRIGQQGAAGSFPNTPEGIMALGAFCQAHQVEMVAMEATGGYEQLAFAQLSEQGLAVAIVNPRAVRQFAQSMGSLEKTDRIDAAMIAWYAEVKKPQPACLTPPGQQQLRALVTRLRQLTDVRTAQRNQQRLVTDRAVQVSFAKLLAFVARQIRDLEQRIARLIEQDPLWRELNQAFRTIKGVADRTVARLMAEMPEIGLLSNKTVSKLAGLAPLANDSGKQQGKRAVRGGRAAVRDILYLVAGVAGRFEPDFTAFQQRLRAAGKPPKVVRIALAHKLLVRLNAKAREVRCRLALQTTSSRACA